Within Oncorhynchus nerka isolate Pitt River linkage group LG8, Oner_Uvic_2.0, whole genome shotgun sequence, the genomic segment ATTCTAAGTAGTATGCTCAGGTTTGTGTGGGGCTGATAGCCAACTACCCTTCCTCTCCTGCCAGACTACAAGCTCCTGGGGATCCTGAAGAGGCAATTCCCAAAGGTTCCATTGCTAGGGCTGACTGCCACAGCAACCAGCAGTGTTCTAAAGGACTGTCAGAAGATCCTGTGTGTCCCTGAGCCAGTCACACTCACTGCCTCCTTCAACCGCACCAACCTCTACTACGAGGTGGGCGTCATGGCAACCTTACACACCTGGCCGCCACCTGCTTGGCAAACACCTGTTGTTCTTTTGACCTTTAAAAATACACACACTTGTTTTGCTAAAGGGGATGCTTGTTAAGATTCCCGCTGTGTCTCTGCACTGAAGTATTGAGGATCTGTACTGTTTTTGTGTCTCGCAGGTACTTCTTAAAGACTCGAACAGTGTTGATTCAATCAGTGACATTTCAGCACTGATCAAAGAGAGATATAAGGACCAGTCAGGTACTTTGAAAGGGAAAAACAAAGAATAGTTCAGCATTCAGTTTGTCACATTTTTTAAACATCAGCAGCTTGTTATCCAGACTTGAGGTGTTATGCTTCTGATTTTGGCAGGGATAGTGTACGTGTTTTCCCAGAAGGATGCAGAAACGGTGTCAACAGACCTACAGAAGAAAGGCATCAATGCATATCCATACCACGGTAACATGAATCCAGAGGACAAGTCACGGGTTCACCGCAAATGGGCCAACAACAAGATCCAGGTGGTGGTAGCTACTGTGGCGTTTGGGATGGGGATCGACAAGCCTGACGTCAGATTTGTCATCCATCACACCATCAGCAAGTCCATAGAGAACTACTATCAGGAGAGCGGACGAGCAGGTAGACGACTCTATTTTTTTTTCCTTCTTCCCCCACTCAAAAATGTGATAATTTAAGAACACCTGATCCCTTTACTCCCCAGTTTTTAAACTCTTCCTCTTAACTCCTAATTTATTTTCCCCTTATCTTTTAACATGatcctctctccgttcctccagGCAGAGACGATAAGCCGGCTGACTGCATTGTGTACTTTGGCTTCAACGACATCTTCAGGATCAGCACCATGGTTGTCATGGAGAATGTAGGACAACAGAAGCTGCTGACCATGGTCGACTACTGTCAGAACGTAGACAGGTACTGACTGAGCTGGACCAGTCACAATGCTCTCATTGACATCACTAGATTACTTGTGACCATTTCAGTTGTGTAGATAGCTGTTTGAGGATCTCAAGGGTACAGTACAATGTATCTCTATTGTTTTAAGGTGTCGGCGCTCAGTGATCGCTGTTCACTTTGATGAGGTTTGGGATAATGAAGGATGCAACAAGATGTGTGATGTCTGTCGCCGTGGCAATGGTAGGAGTACAATATGGTGAACATACCACTTTTCAAATCCAACATACATGGCATGCTAGGGGCATAGGGGTAGAATTGGAATTGGGCACATGAGTTACTCTCCCATCTAATCGAAAGAGCTGGCATAATTTATGTTGAGTCTTCATACCtagtatccctgtgtttccttccAGACTACATCACGGTGGACATCACGCAGCATGCTAAAGATGTGGTCCAGATTGTGGAGCTGGCGGGCTCTCTGGACGAGAAGCTGACCCCCCTGAAGGTGACTGAGGCGTGGATGGGGAAGGGTCCGGCCAAACGCAGGAAGATGATCCAGACCACCACCTTGTCTCGCCTGGAGGTGGAGGCCATCATCACAAGCCTATTGCTGCAGGGATATCTCAGGTACTGGCTGACTTAACTTTAAACCCTTTTCCAGTTCAATATGCTTACTGCTGCAGGGCTACCTCAGGTAGGCCTATGACCTAGGGCATATTCAGTGGGGCACATCATAGGAAAGACTTTTGCATCAAAAATGTGTTTTCATTTCAGGCAGTACCTCCCAAAAGAACATATCCTTGTCTTACACCAGGTACTGACTAAGGACAAATAGGGTTGTCGAGAGTGGAGGCTGGAGAGAATTGTGAGCAGGTCATAATGGACTTGCTTTTAGAATGTTGATCTTTGTTTACCCCTTTTTTAAAATGTTCTCCACAGTGAAGACTTCAGTTTCACTCCATACACTACCTACTTCTACCTGAAGCTGGGTCGTAAGGCCCCAATGCTGAAGAACCAGAGTCACTCCATCAccatgaagaggaggaggacaggcctGGAAGCAAACACGGTCAGTACTACACAGCAAACGGTACAGAAATCATTCAGGAAGGCCtttgggtgcatctcaatagactAAAGTGGCCTCCTTTCATCTGCACGGAATCGATATGATAATTGACTACCCGGTaactttttttcctttttttttcctAATCCGTGCAGACTAAGGCTAGGAAGCCACTTTTGTCTGAAATACATCATCCTGGGATGTCTTATCTTTTCTGcgtatcacattttatttgtctatTTCTCCTTCTGCACTTCTGACTGAAATGTTTCAGTTTAACGTAATTATTTCCCCGTTTTAAAGTAGTACTTTACTCAACCTATTTCTCATCGTCTCAATCCTCATCGCCGATGTCTTTGCCCCATCTTCTCTGCTCTTTCaatctgttttttttgtcttctCTGTTTCTGCTCTGAGTACCTCTATTGTTTACCTGCAGGTAAGTGAACTATGTTTGTCAGTTTCTTTTCCTTTCAGGCCAGCGGATGAAGAcctggatatttttttcttcGTCATTTTGATTGATTGTTTTATTCAATCACCAGCTAAATCAGAGCGTTTCCCTTTTTATCAATGTTAATTATTATTTTAAATATTGAGTAGAATCATTCTTACCATCACCCTTGATTGTCATTAGCACACTTACTGTAAACAAAACAGATTTCCCTAATCACTGTATATGTAAATCACTGTAGTTCTAATGCTGTAGGTTTTCTAAACAATGTAGTGTTGCGTAATACCAGACAGGCGCCAGTGTCAGGGCTCCAAGTGCAGGACAACAGCTGTGGTTTTGGGTGTTGCTGAGCTCTTATCTAATCCATGTTGACATTTGCTAAATGTGACCAAGGTGCTGGTAATGGTTGATAATCAATCCTAACACCTTGATATGGGAATGATTCATGTTTCTGGTTCTCATGTCAATTCTTAAACCCTTCTCTGCTTACGTTATCACCCACACCTAGCTTagcttagctgtgtgtgtgtgtgtgtgtgtgtgtgtgtgagagagagagagacaggcaggttaaAGCTGTTGTTGATGACCTACAGGTAAAAGTGTCCCAGGTAAAGACCAAAGCAGGAAAGAGATCTGATGACAATGCTACAAACTCCCCTGTCAGCAAGAAAGTCAAGAAAGACCTCTAGTGCCCTTCTGAAGATGCCAAAGAAAAAGTACAGTTCCCTGATTCTCTATTCAACCCACTGCATCTATGGCATGGCACTGTCTGGACAACCATGTGTATGTCAATTAGGTTAAAGACATGCGTAATGTTTGGTCCTGAATGATGTCCTTACAGAATGCATAATTATTCCTAAAGTAATTATATATGCATGATgtcatacagtatcagtcaaaagtttggacacctactcattccagggttttttatttgtaatattttctacattgtagaataatagtgaagacatcaaaactatgaaataacacatggaatcatgtagtaaccaaaaaagtgttaaaccaaaatatattttatatttgagattcttcaaagtaaccaccctttgtcttgatgacagctttgcacatgcttggcattctctcaaccagcttcatgaggtagtcacctggaatgcatttcaattaacagctgtgccttgtcaaaagttaatttgtggaatttctttccttaatgtgtttgagccgatcagttgtgttgtgacaaggtagggttggtatacatagccctatttggtaaaagaccaagtccatattatggcaataacagctcaaataagcaaagagaaacgacagtccatcattactttaagacataaaggtcagtcaagtgcagttgcaaaaacaatcgagcgctatgatgaaactggctctcatgaggaccgctactggaaaggaagacccagagttacctctgctgcagaggataagttcattagagttaactgcacctcagattacagcccaaataaatgtttctgagttcaagtaacagacacatctcaacatcaactgttcagaggaggctgcgtgaatcaggccttcatggaagAATTGCTGCAAcggaaccactactaaaggacaccaataataagaagaggagacttgcttgggccaagaaacacgagcaatggactttagactggtggaaatctgtcctttggtccgatgagtccaaatgtttggtttttggttccaaccgctttgtctttgagatgcagagtaggtgaactgatgaacctcgcatgtgtggtttcccctgtgaaacatggaggtggtgtgggggtgctttgctggttacacggtcaatgatttatttagaatccaaggcacttaatcagcatggctacaacagcattctgcagcgatacgccatcccatctggtttgcacttagtcccactatcatttgtttttcgacagtacaatgacccaacacacctccaggctatgtaagggctatttgaccaagaaggagagtgatggagtgctgcatcagatgacctggcctccacaatcatctgacctcaacccaattgacatggtttgggatgagttggaccgtagagtgaaggaaaagaagccaacaagtgctcagccaatgtgggaactccttcaagactattggaaaagcattcctcatgaagctggttgagagaatgtcaagagtgtgcaaagctgtcatcaagacaaagggtggctactttgaaaaatataaaatagattttgattggtttaacacttttttttttttttttttgttactacagtacatgattccatgtgtgttatttcataggttgtcttcactattaatctaaaatgtagaaaatagtaaaaataaagaaaaacccttgaatgagtaggtgtgtctcaacttttgactggtactgtatttctgTACACTCAACCATTGTTACTGCTTTCATGGTTTGTGTCGTAACTCAGCCCTGTGTGTATGTCCTGTCAATGTCTACACACATGGCTGTAGATTCATTATGGAGCATGCTTTCACTAACTCATGCTATGCTACACTAACATTGGGGTTCACTAACATGGTTCTGTATAACAGCATGCCCAGTCCCAAGTCAACCCGTCTTCGATTTTATATGATTGTTTCTTCAGTTAAGTCAGGGGTCACTGACACTTCCTTTTGTCTCCCACAGGAGGACCAATTAGCTGGTGGAGCTAAAGAGGTGGTGGTGACCTCCCAGTCCCCTCCTCCCGTTGCCCCCAACGACAGCAGCACTCCCCCTCCCAGACACAACAAACTGATCAAGATGCATAAAGAGCAGCAGAATCTGGCCAGGAAACGAGACGAGAACCATGACCAGACAGAAAGCCAGACACGGGAGGACCAGAATGACCCTGCTGCTGCCCAGCCCACTGCCATTGAAGTAGACGTAGAGATCAATATTGTAGAGAAAGTTAATGACAGCGAATCCCCATTACCGCCATTAAAACGCAATTCTAAACCTAAATCAACAACTCCTCAAAAGAAGCGGAGGAAACCCTGTACTGCTGCTCTTGCTGCAGTCCTAGCTCCCTCAGAAGCTGTGGTTACAGACTCTGAACACCAGAGGCCAGCATTGGTCAACTCTCCCTCCCAGGTCTCCATCTCCGAGGCTGCAGTGGAGGAGCTCTGTGACCTGAGGAACTACTACAGCAAACAGCTGAGGCAGATAAACAACATTTCCCATGAGTACTTGCAGAATCAGGGGTGCTCAGACTCGGGGTGCTGGCCTGTATCAGAGAGCCACTAAAGAGCCTGCACATCCCCCGTGGCTCAACCATCGCCCGGACGGCACGCAACCTGTGGAACCGAGTCAGCTCCAGAAGGAAACTCATGCAAAGATGACCATTGACCTTCCCTGGGACAGTTGCCGTTCAAATATGGACACTCCTGTATCTCTCTTTTCCAGGTTTCACGTTGCCAGACCTAGAGCCCTGGGGCAGACAAGTCTACTTTCTTTTTGTAACACCTGTTCTATTTTTCTGGACTGAGAGAATATCCCCATCCAAGTTAATTTGAGATTGTAATATTTTACTGTTGGATCAATACCACTTGTTCGCCTAAGATAAAGAATGAAGAGATGGTTTTGTTTTGGATAAACTTACCACACGTGAACTGAAAGGTTAGTTTGAACTGAATAATGTTTTCACAATGTATTATTTGTAAATATATATTAGAGCATTCCCTAATCTAACAGCCACAATGTGCACGTTCATGAATTTGATTCGCTCTAATACGTTTTATAATACTGCGCTGCAGCTTTGAGAAGGTCCATTCACATTTGTGGAGCACAGTATAATCTTTAGCTATCATTAATAAACATTGATTTAAAATAGAAATGTTTCATGTGACCATTTCAATCTTTTTAAGTTATTTTATTTGCATCCTATTCTGGTATATTTTCTAATTCCTTTTGCGTTCCATTAACCCCCCAAAAACACAGTAAGAGCACTTACCTGGAAaataattaaatttaaaaaataatattgaATCTACATACgctgtaaaaaaattaaaaaatgggaTGAATCTGCTTAAACAAATTTAAGGCATCAATTTACACTATTATTGAGTAGGTGCAATTGCCTTTTGTTTTTGAATAAAACACTTCAATAAGTTATTCAAATGTACACAAAGTCCAGGGAAATAAGAATAGCTGTAATATGAATGAGATTTACTTCATTTCTGATTAGTTACTTTCAGTGATGATGTCTTAATGTTTAACTTTGTTAATTTGCCATTTACCAGCTTTGGCATGTATTGTTAAGTGCTCAATCCACCTGCAGTAATTGGAGGTAGAACTGCAAGCATTACAATGTGCTGGATTTGCCTCTGTCATTTAGGGTGCTGATGGTATCACCATTAGGTCAATTTGTCTGACTTTTGATATCCGTTCATCATGATCCATTACACCTCATGCCACAACAAGCTGCTTAAtcttaataaataaatatactaGTCTTTCTTCAAACATGTACATAacattgtgtaaaaaaaaaagtctacAAATGTTTAATTACCCACAATCCTCTAAAAACAGAGCCACTTGGCAAGTTGTTGCAAGAATTAAAAATGTTAAAATTAAGTAAATTAAATCAACTCTTTGGTTATCGTCAAAATATACTTACATTGAGTTGGATTTATTCTTAACCTGTTTGGTAAAATTACTTGCATTGATTTTTATTAAGTATATTTTGGTTCAATTCACcccagatttttttatttttacagtgtACAGCAGATGAATCATAACACTTGGCTTGATATTGATACAAATGTTCTTAGCCCTGCATGATTCAGTCAAGAGCCCCGTTTATACCTGGTGATAACACACGTCCTAATATTGTCCAAATTTTTAGACGATTAAAATAACTGATTGTGATCAGATTTTTCGGACTGTTTCCCCGAGGTAGTTGGGGGCGAATTGATTGGTTGGATGAAAGCTCGATGGACAGGTCAAAGGGTGGAGTGTACAGGTGATAGAAATAAAGAATAGCCACCTTTAGGGAGGTTGGGTTGCGACACACAAGGTCCCAGTTCGAATGCCAATGCAGGTTTTGTTTTCCAACCTTACTAATTACAAGTCTACTTGACTGAACAGCTTTGTATAGGTAAAACATTTATTGTTGTGCCCTCCCAATTGCTTGCGCAGTAGACTAGGCACTGGGATAGGGACCAGAACGTCACAAGTTCTAAACTTGCCAATGCCCTTTCTCAACAAAGGTATATTTATAGCCCTGGTTACACCTTGCATTAACATGAGGTTTTCGTGATCAAACACATGGATCACACACAagcgggttgactcataacccgcaatcttgtcacgttctttcaaaatcgaacccagaagcagacaaGGAGAGtaaggaagaaggtgagtatttatttacaagtgaatgtgaatgggtagatatatccaggtggcgtagcgggcagcgatggtgagttgatgggagtaaataggtggatccaatggggtagcggaatcctcagacgaccaggcgggaatggggtaaatgatccgggtgagtaactgaagacagaacaaacggaggtaagtttaaggcaagcaatacgtaatgaaaataaaaattatatccaacttgaggctgatactatggcacaacatactgttcatggctaacgatccggcagggaatggatgtcaggtcagagcttttgaaggggagaggtgatgatcaggacaggtgtgcagattattgatgggatacaggtgcgggtgaacatcgatctcccaacaagctaattcgcccggcaaccagacagggttcgttccaggacaccggaaacacattccaggacagaaacacaggcagactcaggaagcgggattcgtgacaaatCTGCTGTTATATCtgggtttagggtcatgaaatagTGTGGATGATTGGGGGAGTGGGTTGTAATGCAGTTTGAATAAAGAAAAAAATGCATAATAAAAATTATTGTGCAAttcatatctataggctacattgcaattttttaaaacatttttatttcattatttttttatCTGGCATTAGTGCGTAGGCCCTAAAGCGTCGGCCTAACTATGCGCGCATCAAATGTTTTGGGGAAAAAGTTATCAATCCGCCAAGGCAGAAAGGGAACTGTAAAGCGCATTCTCTATATTTGCGGGTTTAGGTTCGGCTCTGGGCCTCAGAGTTTCACTATCACATATAGTTGGGCGGTTGtggatgggttattagcaattaCTGATGGGTGctggtgaacaaacagctgacccgcgCATCACTAGTCTACACATTTGCAGCATCTAAACATTGTATTAAAATGTGTCTCTTAAGCCTTGTTCACATTGGCAGTTTTAAAGCGactcaaaataaagaaaaaaatgcATATCTGATTTTAAACTGTTCTTTTTCTTTCAGTCTGAACAGCCAAAAAGCACATGGAATCTGATGTTTCAAACCACCTTCGTAAGTGATTTGAAATAAGATACAAATCTGATTTATTTGCTCTCAAGTGGTTTTTGGACTTATTTGGCATATCGTGTTACTTGCTCACTACAGTGTTGACAGTTTGGCAAGAATATGTGGTAGCTAACgagcttgttaattgtttacaaaaACATTTGTGAATGTGCTAGAAAGCTAAATGGCTACCTAGCGTCTGTTCTTCCACTATAATTTTGAACATTTAAAGCAACTGGGAAATGTCCATGGCAGGCATTG encodes:
- the LOC115133236 gene encoding LOW QUALITY PROTEIN: ATP-dependent DNA helicase Q1-like (The sequence of the model RefSeq protein was modified relative to this genomic sequence to represent the inferred CDS: inserted 1 base in 1 codon); this encodes MDSDSANDVQAELDSVEAELEVVELQIAELLEKQASLTSRRKRLLRKLEEACDSAQPSGSSSGSGAGPAMTKQELLRYENDDFSWSTELQQNLKDAFQLSKFRSLQLKAINLSMSGKDLFLVMPTGRGKSLCYQLPAVCSEGFTLVVTPLVSLMEDQLMYLKSIDVDAVSLNASSSKEHAKMVLAGMTDTKSLFKLLYVTPEKIAKSKLLMSRLEKAYNAGRLSRIAVDEVHCCSQWGHDFRPDYKLLGILKRQFPKVPLLGLTATATSSVLKDCQKILCVPEPVTLTASFNRTNLYYEVLLKDSNSVDSISDISALIKERYKDQSGIVYVFSQKDAETVSTDLQKKGINAYPYHGNMNPEDKSRVHRKWANNKIQVVVATVAFGMGIDKPDVRFVIHHTISKSIENYYQESGRAGRDDKPADCIVYFGFNDIFRISTMVVMENVGQQKLLTMVDYCQNVDRCRRSVIAVHFDEVWDNEGCNKMCDVCRRGNDYITVDITQHAKDVVQIVELAGSLDEKLTPLKVTEAWMGKGPAKRRKMIQTTTLSRLEVEAIITSLLLQGYLSEDFSFTPYTTYFYLKLGRKAPMLKNQSHSITMKRRRTGLEANTEDQLAGGAKEVVVTSQSPPPVAPNDSSTPPPRHNKLIKMHKEQQNLARKRDENHDQTESQTREDQNDPAAAQPTAIEVDVEINIVEKVNDSESPLPPLKRNSKPKSTTPQKKRRKPCTAALAAVLAPSEAVVTDSEHQRPALVNSPSQVSISEAAVEELCDLRNYYSKQLRQINNISHEYLQNQGCSDXGVLACIREPLKSLHIPRGSTIARTARNLWNRVSSRRKLMQR